Proteins encoded in a region of the Rickettsia tillamookensis genome:
- a CDS encoding MFS transporter, with translation MFNSAFLVAFFTTIIRYYDYVLFGLSASILAQNFLPNIEQDKQLLGFFAILSAAVIVRPLGSLIFGFIGDKYGRTKSIKISMFMSSISTGLIAITPSFEMIGIFATVILTLCRMVFLASLAGEVDGIKVYVAEKTGVNRKNLNIGIVSCCSQIGALLAAIAYYYASNSDIQYLWRLNFFIGAIFGLFAILMRNFFKETSEFLYYKNKPSSKSTIWQIIKDNKLSFIIALLINGAIGGVYHFLVIFLGVFLTKIAFINHPEIRFMNIALTTTYGISAVFAGLLADKINPLRQITWALFVSIIAALGMQIMLYKQIFNILCPVILIGLAAFYAVPLQIIVQSLFKTNVKMRLYSLSHSFGGIILSSTTPFFSMLLWQNFKSLSLTLSFFIFLLITLMSTVLVLRKVSSLHGY, from the coding sequence ATGTTTAATTCAGCTTTTTTAGTTGCATTTTTTACCACGATTATCCGTTATTATGATTATGTTTTATTTGGTTTATCGGCTAGTATTCTCGCACAAAATTTCTTGCCTAATATAGAGCAGGATAAACAACTACTTGGTTTTTTTGCCATTCTTAGTGCAGCCGTTATAGTACGACCTTTAGGGTCTTTAATTTTTGGATTTATCGGAGATAAATACGGGCGTACTAAATCTATTAAGATATCAATGTTCATGAGTAGCATTTCTACCGGATTAATTGCTATTACTCCTTCCTTTGAGATGATAGGTATTTTTGCTACGGTAATACTAACATTATGTCGAATGGTTTTTTTAGCAAGCCTTGCCGGAGAAGTTGACGGAATAAAGGTTTATGTAGCTGAAAAAACAGGAGTTAATCGGAAAAATTTAAATATAGGAATAGTTTCATGTTGCAGCCAAATAGGTGCATTACTTGCGGCTATAGCTTATTATTATGCTAGCAATTCTGATATCCAGTATTTATGGCGTTTAAATTTCTTTATCGGTGCAATATTTGGTTTATTTGCTATTTTGATGAGAAATTTTTTTAAAGAAACTAGCGAATTCTTATATTATAAAAATAAACCTTCATCAAAAAGTACCATATGGCAAATTATAAAAGATAATAAACTATCCTTTATAATAGCATTACTAATAAACGGTGCTATTGGAGGAGTGTATCACTTTTTAGTAATTTTCTTAGGAGTTTTTTTAACAAAAATAGCTTTTATAAATCATCCTGAAATAAGATTTATGAATATAGCTCTTACTACTACCTATGGAATATCAGCCGTTTTTGCAGGGCTGCTTGCCGATAAAATAAACCCTTTAAGACAGATTACATGGGCTTTATTTGTTAGCATTATTGCTGCTTTAGGAATGCAAATAATGTTATACAAACAAATATTTAATATTCTCTGTCCCGTTATATTAATAGGACTTGCAGCATTTTATGCAGTACCGCTACAAATTATTGTTCAATCTTTGTTTAAGACTAATGTTAAAATGAGGCTTTATAGTCTATCTCATTCTTTTGGAGGTATTATTCTATCCTCAACTACTCCTTTCTTTAGTATGTTGTTGTGGCAAAATTTTAAGTCACTATCTCTAACTTTAAGCTTTTTTATATTTTTGCTTATAACATTAATGAGTACAGTGTTGGTTTTACGTAAGGTATCATCCTTGCATGGATACTAA